In Syntrophorhabdaceae bacterium, the genomic stretch GGCCTGGTCGCAGTCATGGAAAGAGGTCCGATCTCATCTATAGTGATTTGGAGGATGCGGGCGATCACCTGAAGGAATTTTCCGCTTCCCCCCGCGCATTTTTCGTTAATGACGAAATTGGTGACTTTCCCTGCCTCATTTATGCCGATTGCTTTACTGAATTGGGCGCCCACGTCGATCACCGTTCTTACCGAGGGGAAGAGAAAGTGGACCCCTGCCGCGTGACAGGAGAAATCGGTAATCGTCCGTCCGGAAAATTCGACCATGGCTGCTCCATAACCCGTCGAGACTGTGTGGGATATGCGGTCCATGGAAATGGCGGCCTTTCCCAATGCCTCATCCACTACCTGCTTTATCGCACCTTTATAGTCGCCGCCGGAGGCCGCAATCGCAAAGGACCCCACGACCCCGTCTTTCGAAATTACTGCCTTCGAAAAACCCGAACCTACGTCGATGCCCAATACATACGCCATTTTATTCCTCTGAAGCTGAAATCCTACACCCGCCGGACTAAGACCGGGGGAGTACTTATGAAGCTTTCAGGAAAAGAGCCGCGCCTCTTTAAGGCCGGTGCCGCTCCTTTCTATTTCACGGCCCATAGACAGGGCCTTTTCATATAGCTCTTTGC encodes the following:
- a CDS encoding acyl-CoA dehydratase activase, coding for MAYVLGIDVGSGFSKAVISKDGVVGSFAIAASGGDYKGAIKQVVDEALGKAAISMDRISHTVSTGYGAAMVEFSGRTITDFSCHAAGVHFLFPSVRTVIDVGAQFSKAIGINEAGKVTNFVINEKCAGGSGKFLQVIARILQITIDEIGPLSMTATRPVEFTTGCAVFAESEAVSRVAEGAGPGDILAGVHKAMASKIVNLVTRLGLTPDCAVTGGGAKDLGLIKAIEAELGMAVMVPPEPQITAALGAALLAGETG